The following coding sequences are from one Candidatus Methylomirabilota bacterium window:
- a CDS encoding ABC transporter ATP-binding protein translates to MLVIRRLEKRFALRRGGEPVSVLAGIDLEIGKGELFCLLGASGCGKSTLLNILAGFEPVSAGEITLDGAPITRAGRDRVVFFQNADAALFPWLTAEENVGFGLRVQGLDRARRAPAVERYLRLVGLWDDRHKFPRQLSGGMKQRIQIARALAIDPAILLMDEPFAALDAITRRLMHGELLRIWAATGKTIVFVTHDVSEALILADRIGVMTRGPAARLKAVLPIELPRPRDPGDPRFAAAYGRVEALLMPETAPQPPEPEPQPPETAT, encoded by the coding sequence ATGCTGGTGATCCGCCGCCTGGAGAAGCGCTTCGCCCTGCGCCGGGGCGGCGAGCCGGTCAGCGTGCTGGCCGGGATCGACCTGGAGATCGGCAAGGGCGAGCTCTTCTGCCTGCTCGGCGCCAGCGGCTGCGGCAAGAGCACGCTCCTGAACATCCTGGCCGGCTTCGAGCCGGTCTCCGCCGGCGAGATTACGCTTGACGGCGCCCCCATCACGCGGGCCGGCCGCGACCGCGTGGTGTTCTTCCAGAACGCCGACGCCGCCCTCTTCCCCTGGCTCACCGCCGAGGAGAACGTCGGCTTCGGGCTCCGCGTGCAGGGCCTGGACCGGGCGCGGCGGGCGCCGGCCGTCGAGCGCTACCTGCGCCTGGTCGGGCTCTGGGACGACCGCCACAAGTTCCCGCGCCAGCTCTCGGGCGGCATGAAGCAGCGCATCCAGATCGCCCGCGCGCTGGCCATCGACCCGGCGATCCTCCTGATGGACGAGCCCTTCGCCGCGCTCGACGCCATCACGCGCCGGCTGATGCACGGCGAGCTCCTCCGGATCTGGGCGGCGACCGGCAAGACCATCGTCTTCGTCACCCACGACGTGAGCGAGGCCCTGATTCTCGCCGACCGGATCGGCGTGATGACGCGCGGGCCTGCGGCCCGGCTCAAGGCCGTCCTGCCCATCGAGCTGCCCAGGCCGCGCGACCCGGGCGACCCCCGCTTCGCCGCGGCCTACGGGCGGGTCGAAGCGCTCCTGATGCCGGAGACAGCCCCCCAGCCCCCGGAGCCCGAGCCCCAGCCCCCGGAGACCGCCACGTGA
- a CDS encoding ABC transporter substrate-binding protein, which yields MATRRDGRTTTPALARRTTTLTLASLGLALLLLCGGGPAWAGHEDGKVLLFAQPIAKADSIWMALRKGFFKEEGLDVTVKWFSAGTTAMQTFQSGKDGKRGFGDFNTGGELPAVNFWQNMDGQYRLCAIIERDTEGYVGIAKAEIKTGKDLKGKTLATRVGSTGSWFISEYLKAHGLSEKDVTIKNLDPHIMPSAIDRGDIDAFFVWEPYGAQALKIAGPRVHRLTTAKGFMNGYLVIGTWAWYLRDHPGVAERMLRAMDKGRRYAAENKAEVLQFAREQFSVSDMAPIEADYGWNERVIGLDRVAWDDFDKLSRWMKAVGMAKREFDPKGFFDPRPLLNVLPDRVSREFRW from the coding sequence GCCAGCCTGGGGCTGGCGCTGTTGCTGCTCTGCGGGGGCGGGCCGGCGTGGGCGGGGCACGAGGACGGCAAGGTGCTGCTCTTCGCTCAGCCCATCGCGAAGGCGGACTCCATCTGGATGGCGCTCCGCAAGGGCTTCTTCAAAGAGGAAGGGCTGGACGTGACCGTGAAGTGGTTCTCCGCCGGCACCACCGCCATGCAGACCTTCCAGTCCGGCAAGGACGGCAAGCGCGGCTTCGGCGACTTCAACACCGGCGGCGAGCTGCCCGCCGTGAACTTCTGGCAGAACATGGACGGCCAGTACCGCCTCTGCGCGATCATCGAGCGCGACACCGAGGGCTACGTCGGCATCGCCAAGGCCGAGATCAAGACCGGCAAGGACCTGAAGGGCAAGACGCTCGCCACCCGGGTGGGTTCGACCGGCTCCTGGTTCATCAGCGAATACCTGAAGGCCCACGGCCTCAGCGAGAAGGACGTGACCATCAAGAACCTCGACCCGCACATCATGCCCTCGGCCATCGACCGCGGCGACATCGACGCCTTCTTCGTCTGGGAGCCCTACGGCGCCCAGGCGCTCAAGATCGCCGGGCCCCGCGTGCACAGGCTCACCACCGCCAAGGGCTTCATGAACGGCTACCTCGTGATCGGCACGTGGGCGTGGTACCTGCGCGACCACCCGGGGGTGGCCGAGCGGATGCTGCGGGCCATGGACAAGGGCCGCCGCTACGCGGCCGAGAACAAGGCCGAGGTGCTCCAGTTCGCCCGCGAGCAGTTCAGCGTCTCGGACATGGCGCCGATCGAGGCGGACTACGGCTGGAACGAGCGCGTCATCGGCCTGGACCGGGTGGCCTGGGACGACTTCGACAAGCTCAGCCGGTGGATGAAGGCGGTCGGGATGGCCAAGCGGGAGTTCGATCCCAAGGGGTTCTTCGACCCGCGGCCGCTGCTGAACGTCCTGCCCGACCGCGTGTCGCGGGAGTTCCGCTGGTAG